The Streptomyces luteogriseus genome includes a window with the following:
- a CDS encoding NifU family protein, with translation MAEATTARLADPDVEARLARLDQALDSLESAPGPTTRTATEAVALLTEVYGEALARVLDRADEQLAERLAEDELLGHLLVLHDIHPEPAERRAARAVERLRPAVQERGGDVEWAGVEGQVARVRLTTGGGGCGSGCGGGGDEVTDAVRAAVLAAAPELTAVEPLTETAPAFVPLTTLTHRSAP, from the coding sequence ATGGCTGAGGCCACCACGGCACGGCTGGCGGACCCGGACGTCGAGGCCCGGCTCGCCCGGCTCGACCAGGCGCTGGACAGCCTCGAGTCCGCCCCCGGCCCCACGACCCGCACCGCGACCGAGGCGGTGGCCCTGCTGACCGAGGTCTACGGCGAGGCCCTGGCCCGCGTCCTGGACCGGGCGGACGAGCAGCTGGCCGAACGCCTGGCCGAGGACGAGCTCCTGGGGCACCTGCTGGTGCTGCACGACATCCACCCCGAGCCCGCCGAACGCCGGGCGGCCCGCGCGGTCGAACGGCTGCGGCCCGCCGTGCAGGAACGCGGCGGCGACGTGGAGTGGGCCGGCGTGGAGGGGCAGGTCGCCCGGGTCCGTCTGACCACGGGCGGCGGCGGATGCGGGTCCGGCTGCGGCGGCGGAGGTGACGAGGTCACCGACGCGGTCCGCGCGGCGGTGCTCGCCGCGGCGCCCGAGCTGACCGCGGTGGAGCCCCTGACCGAGACGGCCCCCGCCTTCGTCCCGCTGACCACGCTGACGCACCGGAGCGCCCCGTGA
- a CDS encoding nickel-dependent hydrogenase large subunit, producing the protein MTTTEARPTDRKPPQLVDMSWDPITRIIGNLGIYTKIDFANREVVECHSTSSLFRGYSVFMKGKDPRDAGFITSRICGICGDNHTTCSDYAQQMAYGVKPPPLAEHIVNLGEAAEYMFDHTIFQDNLVFVDFCEAMVKATNPGVLARAERTEAPRGEIHGYRTIADIMKAFNPFEGEVYKEALKVSRVTREMFCLMEGRHVHPSTLYPGGVGTMPQPTVFTDYLSRLMRVIDFVKKAVAMNDDVFDFFYEALPGYEEVGRRRTLLGCWGAFQDPKVVDYRYETMNTWGKAMYVTPGIIVDGELVTNNLVDINLGLRIMLGSSYYEDWVNEQPFVTHDPLGNPIDMRHPWNQTTVPVPQKRDFDDKYSWVMSPRWFDQRTGDHLALDTGGGPLARLWSTALSGLVDTPYIKATGHSVRISLPKGDSLPETTLEWRIPQWSNTIERDRARPYFVAYAAAMALQFLEEAMGMVRAGETKVFENYEVPDEAIGCGFHEAVRGVLSHHLVIKDKKIANYHPYPPTPWNASPRDKFGTPGPYEDAVQGQPIFEENGPDDFKGVDIMRTVRSFDPCLPCGVHMYVGKGKTLTTLHSPTYGANHG; encoded by the coding sequence ATGACCACCACCGAGGCCCGTCCCACGGACCGCAAACCGCCACAGCTCGTGGACATGTCCTGGGATCCGATCACACGGATCATCGGGAACCTGGGCATCTACACGAAGATCGACTTCGCCAACCGGGAAGTCGTCGAATGCCACAGCACCTCGTCGCTGTTCCGCGGCTACTCGGTGTTCATGAAGGGCAAGGACCCGCGCGACGCGGGCTTCATCACGTCCCGGATCTGCGGCATCTGCGGCGACAACCACACCACCTGCTCCGACTACGCCCAGCAGATGGCCTACGGCGTCAAGCCGCCCCCGCTGGCCGAGCACATCGTCAACCTCGGCGAGGCCGCCGAGTACATGTTCGACCACACGATCTTCCAGGACAACCTGGTCTTCGTGGACTTCTGCGAGGCGATGGTCAAGGCCACCAACCCCGGTGTCCTGGCCCGCGCCGAACGCACCGAGGCGCCCCGCGGCGAGATCCACGGCTACCGGACCATCGCCGACATCATGAAGGCCTTCAACCCCTTCGAGGGCGAGGTCTACAAGGAGGCCCTGAAGGTCAGCCGGGTCACCCGCGAGATGTTCTGCCTCATGGAGGGGCGGCACGTCCACCCCTCCACGCTGTACCCGGGCGGCGTCGGCACGATGCCGCAGCCGACCGTCTTCACCGACTACCTCAGCCGCCTCATGAGGGTCATCGACTTCGTGAAGAAGGCCGTCGCCATGAACGACGACGTCTTCGACTTCTTCTACGAGGCACTGCCCGGCTACGAGGAGGTCGGCCGCCGCCGCACCCTGCTGGGCTGCTGGGGGGCCTTCCAGGACCCCAAGGTCGTCGACTACCGCTACGAGACGATGAACACCTGGGGCAAGGCGATGTACGTCACCCCCGGGATCATCGTCGACGGCGAGCTGGTCACCAACAACCTCGTCGACATCAACCTCGGCCTGCGCATCATGCTCGGCAGCTCCTACTACGAGGACTGGGTCAACGAGCAGCCCTTCGTCACCCACGACCCGCTGGGCAACCCCATCGACATGCGCCACCCGTGGAACCAGACCACCGTCCCGGTGCCGCAGAAGCGCGACTTCGACGACAAGTACAGCTGGGTGATGAGCCCCCGCTGGTTCGACCAGCGCACCGGCGACCACCTCGCCCTCGACACCGGCGGCGGCCCCCTCGCCCGCCTGTGGTCGACGGCGCTCAGCGGCCTGGTCGACACCCCGTACATCAAGGCCACCGGCCACAGTGTGCGCATCTCCCTGCCCAAGGGCGATTCCTTGCCGGAGACCACCCTGGAGTGGCGCATCCCGCAGTGGAGCAACACCATCGAACGCGACCGCGCCCGGCCGTACTTCGTCGCCTACGCGGCCGCCATGGCCCTGCAGTTCCTCGAAGAGGCCATGGGCATGGTGCGCGCGGGCGAGACCAAGGTGTTCGAGAACTACGAGGTGCCCGACGAGGCGATCGGCTGCGGCTTCCACGAAGCGGTGCGCGGCGTCCTCTCCCACCACCTGGTGATCAAGGACAAGAAGATCGCCAACTACCACCCGTACCCGCCCACCCCGTGGAACGCCAGCCCCCGCGACAAGTTCGGCACCCCCGGACCGTACGAGGACGCCGTCCAGGGCCAGCCCATCTTCGAGGAGAACGGGCCGGACGACTTCAAGGGCGTCGACATCATGCGCACGGTCCGCAGCTTCGACCCCTGTCTGCCGTGCGGTGTGCACATGTACGTCGGCAAGGGCAAGACGCTGACCACCCTGCACTCGCCGACGTACGGGGCGAACCATGGCTGA
- a CDS encoding DUF5947 family protein → MTTDGALARLIRSSADRTAVAEREVCDLCAAPVADEHAHLYDTGQQEVRCACGPCSVLFADAAARDGQYRLVPRRRLRLPKVDTAVLGVPVGLVFFVPRADGTVTAEGPSPAGAMRWEVDTAAWQQLAGTCSQLATVEPDVEALLVNTVHGLDEHWIVPIDDCYRMIAVVRREWRGMSGGGRIWPAVEQFFQDLTERP, encoded by the coding sequence GTGACCACCGACGGGGCCCTGGCCCGCCTCATCCGCTCCTCGGCCGACCGCACGGCGGTGGCCGAGCGGGAGGTGTGCGACCTGTGCGCCGCGCCCGTCGCCGACGAGCACGCCCACCTGTACGACACCGGCCAGCAGGAGGTGCGCTGCGCCTGCGGCCCCTGCTCGGTGCTGTTCGCCGACGCGGCGGCGAGGGACGGCCAGTACCGGCTCGTGCCCCGGCGCCGGCTCCGGCTGCCCAAGGTCGACACGGCCGTCCTGGGCGTACCCGTCGGCCTGGTCTTCTTCGTGCCCCGGGCGGACGGCACCGTCACCGCCGAGGGCCCGAGCCCCGCGGGAGCCATGCGGTGGGAGGTGGACACGGCGGCCTGGCAGCAGCTGGCCGGGACGTGTTCACAGCTCGCAACCGTGGAACCCGACGTGGAGGCGCTCCTGGTGAACACCGTCCACGGCCTCGATGAGCACTGGATCGTGCCGATCGACGACTGCTACCGGATGATCGCCGTCGTACGCCGGGAGTGGCGCGGCATGTCCGGCGGCGGCCGGATCTGGCCGGCCGTCGAGCAGTTCTTCCAGGACCTCACCGAGCGGCCATAG
- a CDS encoding NAD-dependent malic enzyme, with product MDQPTHHPRPTTSPAVTTLADPLVNRGTAFSRREREELGIDGLLPPAVETLDEQVARAYEAFRGYDKPLNRHIYLRQLQDTNEVLFYRLVTEYLEELLPVVYTPTVGEACQKFSEIYRRPRGLFLTWEDRHRFRDILRNRPHRDHDVDVIVVTDGQRILGLGDQGVGGMGIPIGKLSLYTAIGGIHPARTLPILLDVGTDNETLLDNPRYLGRRDRRLTGAEYDEMIEAFVSAVEAELPGTLLQWEDFATAHAHPILARYRDRLLTFNDDIQGTAAVTLGALSTAADVAGTPLPEQRVVILGAGSAAIGVADMIRTAMVDEGLPEDEATARFWILDVDGLLVSSRSELTPQQREFARDDSEVADWDGTGLAEVVRRVGPTALIGLSTAHGAFTEEIVRQMASTCERPVVFPLSNPTSHSEAEPADLTRWTDGRALIATGSPFPPLTVDGREVPVAQSNNVYVFPAMGLAVTASRATRVTDRMLVAAARAVARCAVRAADGDDLPVPLLPPLTGMRESAREIALAAALAAVEDGVAPQATEEELRKAVARAQWTPRYED from the coding sequence ATGGATCAGCCGACGCATCACCCCCGCCCCACCACCAGCCCCGCCGTCACGACCCTGGCCGACCCGTTGGTCAACAGGGGCACCGCCTTCAGCCGGCGCGAACGCGAGGAGCTGGGCATCGACGGGCTGCTGCCGCCCGCCGTGGAGACCCTGGACGAGCAGGTGGCCCGCGCCTACGAGGCGTTCCGCGGCTACGACAAGCCCCTCAACCGGCACATCTACCTGCGGCAGCTCCAGGACACCAACGAGGTCCTCTTCTACCGTCTGGTCACCGAGTACCTGGAGGAGTTGCTGCCCGTCGTCTACACGCCGACGGTGGGTGAGGCCTGCCAGAAGTTCAGCGAGATCTACCGGCGGCCGCGCGGTCTGTTCCTGACCTGGGAGGACCGGCACCGCTTCCGGGACATCCTGCGCAACCGCCCGCACCGGGACCACGACGTGGACGTCATCGTCGTCACCGACGGCCAGCGCATCCTCGGACTGGGCGACCAGGGCGTGGGCGGCATGGGCATCCCCATCGGCAAGTTGAGCCTGTACACGGCGATCGGCGGCATCCACCCCGCCCGCACCCTGCCCATCCTGCTGGACGTGGGCACCGACAACGAGACCCTGCTCGACAACCCTCGCTACCTGGGCCGCCGCGACCGGCGGCTGACCGGTGCCGAGTACGACGAGATGATCGAGGCGTTCGTGTCGGCGGTCGAGGCGGAACTGCCCGGGACGCTGCTCCAGTGGGAGGACTTCGCCACCGCGCACGCCCACCCGATCCTCGCCCGCTACCGCGACCGGCTGCTCACGTTCAACGACGACATCCAGGGCACCGCGGCCGTCACGCTCGGCGCCCTGTCCACCGCGGCGGACGTGGCCGGCACCCCGCTGCCCGAGCAGCGCGTGGTGATCCTGGGCGCGGGGTCGGCCGCCATCGGCGTCGCCGACATGATCCGTACGGCCATGGTCGACGAGGGTCTGCCCGAGGACGAGGCGACGGCCCGGTTCTGGATCCTCGACGTCGACGGCCTGCTGGTGTCCTCGCGGTCCGAACTGACACCGCAGCAGCGGGAGTTCGCGCGGGACGACAGCGAGGTGGCCGACTGGGACGGCACCGGCCTGGCGGAAGTGGTGCGCCGCGTCGGGCCGACGGCGCTCATCGGGCTGTCGACGGCGCACGGCGCGTTCACCGAGGAGATCGTGCGGCAGATGGCGTCGACCTGCGAACGGCCCGTCGTCTTCCCGCTCTCCAACCCCACCTCGCACTCCGAGGCCGAGCCCGCCGACCTCACCCGCTGGACCGACGGGCGGGCGCTGATCGCCACCGGCTCGCCCTTCCCGCCGCTGACCGTCGACGGGCGCGAGGTGCCGGTGGCGCAGTCGAACAACGTGTACGTCTTCCCGGCCATGGGCCTCGCGGTGACCGCGAGCCGGGCCACCCGTGTCACGGACCGGATGCTCGTGGCCGCCGCCCGGGCCGTCGCACGGTGCGCGGTCCGGGCGGCGGACGGCGACGACCTGCCCGTGCCGCTGCTGCCGCCGCTGACCGGGATGCGGGAGTCCGCCCGCGAGATCGCCCTGGCCGCGGCCCTCGCCGCCGTAGAGGACGGGGTGGCCCCGCAGGCCACGGAGGAGGAGCTGCGCAAGGCCGTCGCCCGGGCGCAGTGGACGCCCCGGTACGAGGACTAG
- a CDS encoding SDR family oxidoreductase: protein MKIVVVGGTGLIGSQVCALLREGGHEAVPAAPSTGVDTLTGEGLAAALKGADVVVDVSNAPSFDTEPALDFFTRSARNLFAAEKEAGVRHHVALSIVGVDEVPGYGYYEAKVAQENAVRGSGVPYSIVRAAQFFEFVAPVMDMSTDGAEVRLPSTRLRPIASADVAAAVAEAAQGEPSNGIRTIAGPEVHGLDRLGEITLAVKPDGRAVVTDETAGLFAGMPDVLTGDESTHLATTRYEEWLKRN, encoded by the coding sequence ATGAAGATCGTGGTCGTCGGCGGTACGGGCCTCATCGGCTCCCAGGTGTGCGCCCTCCTGCGCGAGGGCGGTCACGAGGCCGTGCCGGCCGCCCCCTCCACGGGCGTCGACACCCTCACCGGCGAAGGACTGGCAGCCGCCCTCAAGGGCGCGGACGTGGTCGTGGACGTGTCGAACGCGCCGTCCTTCGACACCGAACCGGCCCTGGACTTCTTCACCCGCTCGGCCCGGAATCTGTTCGCCGCCGAGAAGGAGGCAGGCGTCCGCCATCACGTGGCGCTCTCGATCGTCGGCGTAGACGAGGTCCCCGGCTACGGGTACTACGAGGCCAAGGTCGCCCAGGAGAACGCCGTGCGCGGCAGCGGCGTGCCCTACAGCATCGTGCGCGCCGCCCAGTTCTTCGAGTTCGTCGCCCCGGTGATGGACATGTCCACCGACGGCGCCGAGGTGCGGCTGCCGTCCACGCGCCTGCGCCCGATCGCCTCCGCCGACGTCGCCGCGGCCGTCGCCGAGGCCGCGCAGGGCGAACCCTCGAACGGCATCCGCACCATCGCGGGCCCCGAGGTGCACGGCCTCGACCGGCTCGGTGAGATCACCCTCGCGGTGAAGCCGGACGGTCGCGCCGTCGTCACCGACGAGACCGCCGGCCTGTTCGCGGGCATGCCCGATGTGCTCACCGGCGACGAGAGCACACACCTCGCCACCACGCGGTACGAGGAGTGGCTGAAGCGGAACTGA
- the sigJ gene encoding RNA polymerase sigma factor SigJ, with protein MDQQRPLPDDALDAAADAFERLRPRLFGIAYRVLGSVSEAEDVVQDVWVRWQGADRSTVLDEGAFLAKITTRLAINVAQSARVRRETYVGPWLPEPVDTGVDPQVGAERGEALELAVLVVLERLNPVERAAYVLREAFDYAYDEIAGMLELSQSNTRQIVSRARKRLSAERREPVDTAQHRRLLDAFVAAAREGDIAALESVLSADVVAYADGNGMRGVARLELVGPGRVARVTAFAHTFFPGAEYRVVEANGQPSLLLVQDGAAVALVSATVGPEGIDGLYWVLTPEKLRAYERSARRVTDRP; from the coding sequence ATGGATCAGCAGCGGCCCCTCCCCGACGACGCGCTGGACGCGGCGGCGGACGCGTTCGAGCGGCTGCGTCCGCGGCTGTTCGGCATCGCCTACCGCGTGCTGGGCAGCGTGTCGGAGGCCGAGGACGTGGTGCAGGACGTGTGGGTGCGCTGGCAGGGGGCCGACCGGAGCACGGTGCTGGACGAGGGCGCGTTCCTGGCGAAGATCACCACACGGCTGGCGATCAACGTGGCGCAGTCGGCGCGGGTCCGGCGCGAGACCTACGTGGGGCCGTGGCTGCCGGAACCGGTGGACACCGGTGTCGATCCGCAGGTCGGCGCGGAGCGCGGCGAGGCACTGGAGCTGGCCGTGCTGGTGGTCCTGGAGCGGCTGAACCCGGTGGAGCGGGCGGCGTATGTGCTGCGCGAGGCGTTCGACTACGCGTACGACGAGATCGCGGGCATGCTGGAGCTGAGCCAGTCCAACACGCGGCAGATCGTCAGCCGGGCCCGCAAACGGCTGTCCGCCGAGCGCCGGGAACCGGTCGACACGGCTCAGCACCGGCGGCTGCTCGACGCCTTCGTCGCCGCCGCGCGGGAGGGCGACATCGCCGCGCTGGAGAGCGTGCTGTCCGCCGACGTCGTCGCCTACGCCGACGGCAACGGTATGCGCGGCGTGGCCCGGCTGGAGCTCGTCGGGCCCGGGCGCGTGGCCAGGGTCACCGCCTTCGCGCACACGTTCTTCCCCGGCGCCGAGTACCGCGTTGTCGAGGCCAACGGGCAGCCGAGCCTGCTGCTCGTGCAGGACGGGGCGGCCGTCGCCCTGGTGAGCGCCACCGTGGGCCCCGAGGGCATCGACGGTCTCTACTGGGTCCTGACGCCGGAGAAGCTGAGGGCGTACGAGCGGTCGGCCCGCAGGGTGACCGACCGCCCGTAG
- the hypA gene encoding hydrogenase maturation nickel metallochaperone HypA: MHELSIATAIIERADELARADGTDAVSKVTVRVGELAGVVPDALGFAFEVARDGTALAGAHLVVEQIPAQAWCGPCAEEFPVGMPPFFWCPRCDQPSSDLRSGRELEITGIEPVPA; this comes from the coding sequence GTGCACGAACTGTCGATCGCGACCGCGATCATCGAGCGGGCCGACGAGCTGGCCCGGGCGGACGGGACGGACGCCGTCTCGAAGGTGACCGTCCGGGTCGGCGAGCTGGCGGGCGTCGTCCCCGACGCCCTCGGTTTCGCCTTCGAGGTGGCCCGCGACGGCACCGCCCTCGCGGGGGCGCACCTCGTCGTCGAGCAGATCCCCGCGCAGGCCTGGTGCGGCCCGTGCGCCGAGGAGTTCCCGGTGGGCATGCCCCCGTTCTTCTGGTGCCCGCGCTGCGACCAGCCCTCCAGCGACCTGCGCAGCGGCCGTGAACTGGAGATCACCGGGATCGAGCCGGTCCCGGCATAG
- a CDS encoding NADH-quinone oxidoreductase subunit B family protein — protein sequence MTTHSSTTEVSKEPERSEDRKGIDEITILWISEGMSCDGDTVSLTAADQPSIEDLVLGLIPGLPKVNLVNKVLSPSLGGEDFLAPYRAAVRDELGPFILVIEGSIPNQNIIEGDGYWTSFGNDPETGEPQTLNWWIDQLAPKAWAVVAAGTCATFGGIHAMSGNPTGCMGLADYLGWDYTSQAGLPIVNVPGCPIQPENFMETLIWVLYHAAGSAPPPPLDHMLRPQWLFGKTVHEGCDRGSYYEQANFAADYNSPKCLVKTGCWGPVVNCNVPKRGWMAGIGGCPNVGGICIGCTMPGFPDAFMPFMDEPPGSTLSSLVIKPYGAVVRRLRGMTNELVNHEPRWRHNKRKLTSGYDPHWRA from the coding sequence ATGACCACCCACAGCAGCACCACCGAAGTCAGCAAGGAGCCCGAACGGTCCGAGGACCGCAAGGGCATAGACGAGATCACCATCCTCTGGATCTCCGAGGGCATGAGCTGCGACGGCGACACCGTCTCGCTCACCGCCGCCGACCAGCCCTCCATCGAGGACCTGGTCCTCGGGCTGATCCCGGGCCTGCCGAAAGTGAACCTCGTCAACAAGGTGCTCTCGCCCAGCCTGGGCGGCGAGGACTTCCTGGCGCCCTACCGGGCGGCCGTACGCGACGAACTGGGCCCGTTCATCCTCGTCATCGAGGGTTCGATCCCCAACCAGAACATCATCGAGGGCGACGGCTACTGGACGTCCTTCGGCAACGACCCGGAGACCGGCGAGCCGCAGACCCTCAACTGGTGGATCGACCAACTGGCCCCCAAGGCCTGGGCGGTCGTCGCCGCCGGCACCTGCGCCACCTTCGGCGGCATCCACGCCATGTCCGGCAACCCGACGGGCTGCATGGGCCTGGCCGACTACCTGGGCTGGGACTACACCTCCCAGGCCGGGCTGCCGATCGTCAACGTGCCCGGCTGCCCGATTCAGCCCGAGAACTTCATGGAGACCCTGATCTGGGTCCTCTACCACGCGGCCGGCTCCGCACCCCCGCCGCCGCTGGACCACATGCTGCGCCCGCAGTGGCTGTTCGGGAAGACGGTCCACGAGGGCTGCGACCGCGGCTCGTACTACGAGCAGGCCAACTTCGCAGCGGACTACAACTCACCCAAGTGCCTCGTGAAGACGGGCTGCTGGGGTCCGGTCGTCAACTGCAACGTGCCCAAGCGCGGCTGGATGGCCGGCATCGGCGGCTGCCCCAACGTGGGCGGCATCTGCATCGGCTGCACGATGCCCGGCTTCCCCGACGCGTTCATGCCGTTCATGGACGAGCCCCCGGGCAGCACCCTGTCGTCCCTGGTCATCAAGCCGTACGGGGCCGTCGTCCGCCGACTGCGCGGCATGACCAACGAGCTGGTCAACCACGAGCCCAGGTGGCGCCACAACAAGCGCAAGCTGACCAGCGGTTACGACCCGCACTGGCGCGCCTGA
- a CDS encoding SpoIIE family protein phosphatase: MSESPDAPPADLEDLSTASPVGRLAATVERLSREVRAAQAEAEGRALIELAKGVLVERLKCGPAQAARQLTQLAEQAQVTPLELAVDVINQAARDRMSEVTDAFLAATRGADEAEDESAAVRLRAAESGVLAADDAQAVADALLEQALRPLGAVAVAIWAAGADGSLTLAGSAGFSPAEAARWRYVPPDVVTVARRGLIEREGQWITTLGVTGLPTIGLHHHPDGGRAALPAGTGGRIHGVLEIAWPEPLAPQPPQIVRQVEALAELCAHTLETHTPPQGAAQEPRVLPDAAELMDLADGLHDPALVLVPHLDADGHLVDFRIQHVNSRFLDPAGRPRAVVSGALLLEAYPMAAGDSELFQRVERVYATGEPFRTRRMNLTALVDQVPLSAVADISISRHGMSVLLIWRIEDETARLASLLQHAQRLGRIGGFEENVLTGEITWNGQLFDLYGRPQTSTPVPLEELPAHAHPDDGVSIRRFLRTLLHHQRPAAAAFRLQRPDGVTRHIRIVAEPVLDTDDRLLLVRGACQDISAQHWTEVALAATRDQLAHTEQQATERNRLTLQLQHAIMPPTQAPLQVSGLQVAVRYRPAETEQLVGGDWYDAVVLPSRKVLLCVGDVAGHGIEAATSMVVLRNALRGLAVTGAGPGQLLSWLNIVAHHLTGAVTATAVCGLYDPVRRTLRWARAGHLPPVLVRDTEAAPLPLVKGLLLGAVPEAVYEETELQLAAGDTLLMYTDGLVERRDRPVEESLTHLLTTARTAPSTLDQQLDRLLTYSKSDTDDDTCIVGIRVG; the protein is encoded by the coding sequence CTGTCGGAGTCCCCGGATGCCCCGCCCGCCGACCTCGAGGACCTCTCCACCGCATCCCCGGTGGGCCGGCTCGCCGCCACCGTGGAGCGGCTCAGCCGGGAGGTGCGGGCCGCCCAGGCGGAGGCCGAAGGGCGTGCCCTGATCGAGCTCGCCAAGGGCGTCCTCGTCGAACGGCTGAAGTGCGGACCGGCCCAGGCCGCCCGGCAGCTCACCCAGTTGGCCGAGCAGGCCCAGGTCACCCCCCTCGAGCTCGCCGTCGACGTCATCAACCAGGCCGCCCGGGACCGGATGTCCGAGGTGACGGACGCCTTCCTCGCCGCCACCCGGGGCGCCGACGAGGCCGAGGACGAGTCGGCCGCCGTACGCCTGCGCGCGGCGGAGAGCGGCGTACTGGCGGCGGACGACGCCCAGGCCGTCGCCGACGCCCTGCTGGAGCAGGCGCTGCGCCCCCTCGGCGCCGTGGCCGTGGCCATCTGGGCGGCGGGCGCCGACGGTTCGCTCACCCTGGCGGGCAGTGCCGGCTTCTCACCGGCCGAGGCCGCGCGCTGGCGCTATGTCCCGCCGGACGTGGTGACCGTGGCGCGGCGGGGGCTCATCGAGCGCGAGGGGCAGTGGATCACCACCCTCGGCGTGACCGGGCTGCCCACCATCGGCCTGCACCACCATCCGGACGGCGGCCGGGCCGCCCTGCCCGCCGGCACCGGCGGCCGCATCCACGGCGTGCTGGAGATCGCCTGGCCGGAGCCGCTCGCGCCCCAGCCCCCGCAGATCGTCCGCCAGGTGGAGGCGCTGGCCGAACTGTGCGCCCACACACTGGAGACGCACACACCGCCCCAGGGAGCGGCCCAGGAGCCCCGCGTCCTGCCGGACGCCGCCGAGCTGATGGACCTGGCCGACGGACTGCACGACCCCGCCCTCGTCCTGGTGCCGCACCTCGACGCCGACGGGCACTTGGTCGACTTCCGCATCCAGCACGTGAACAGCCGGTTCCTCGACCCGGCGGGCAGGCCGCGGGCGGTCGTGAGCGGCGCGCTGCTCCTGGAGGCCTACCCGATGGCCGCCGGGGACAGCGAGTTGTTCCAGCGAGTCGAGCGGGTCTACGCCACCGGCGAGCCCTTCCGGACCCGCCGGATGAACCTCACCGCCCTCGTCGACCAGGTGCCCCTCTCGGCGGTCGCGGACATCAGCATCAGCCGCCACGGCATGTCCGTCCTCCTCATCTGGCGCATCGAGGACGAGACGGCGCGACTGGCCAGCCTGCTCCAGCACGCCCAACGGCTCGGCCGCATCGGCGGGTTCGAGGAGAACGTGCTCACCGGGGAGATCACCTGGAACGGGCAGCTCTTCGACCTCTACGGACGCCCCCAGACGAGCACCCCGGTGCCCCTGGAGGAGCTGCCGGCCCACGCCCACCCGGACGACGGCGTCTCCATCCGCCGCTTCCTGCGCACGCTGCTGCACCACCAGCGGCCGGCCGCCGCCGCCTTCCGGCTCCAGCGGCCGGACGGGGTGACCCGGCACATCCGGATCGTCGCCGAACCGGTGCTGGACACCGACGACCGGCTGCTCCTGGTCCGCGGGGCCTGCCAGGACATCTCGGCCCAGCACTGGACCGAGGTGGCGCTCGCGGCCACCCGGGACCAGCTGGCCCACACCGAGCAGCAGGCCACCGAACGCAACCGGCTGACCCTGCAGTTGCAGCACGCCATCATGCCCCCCACCCAGGCGCCGTTGCAGGTGTCCGGCCTCCAGGTCGCCGTCCGCTACCGGCCCGCGGAGACCGAGCAGCTGGTGGGCGGCGACTGGTACGACGCCGTCGTCCTGCCGTCCCGGAAGGTACTGCTGTGCGTCGGGGACGTGGCCGGGCACGGCATCGAGGCCGCCACCAGCATGGTCGTCCTGCGCAACGCGCTGCGCGGCCTGGCCGTGACCGGCGCGGGGCCGGGCCAGCTGCTGTCCTGGCTCAACATCGTGGCGCACCATCTGACCGGCGCCGTCACCGCGACGGCGGTGTGCGGACTGTACGACCCGGTCCGGCGGACGCTGCGCTGGGCCCGGGCGGGACACCTGCCGCCCGTCCTCGTCCGGGACACCGAAGCAGCCCCCCTGCCCTTGGTCAAGGGCCTGCTGCTGGGGGCCGTCCCCGAGGCCGTCTATGAGGAGACCGAGCTCCAACTGGCCGCCGGAGACACCCTGTTGATGTACACGGACGGTCTGGTCGAGCGCCGGGACCGGCCCGTCGAGGAGTCCCTGACCCACCTCCTGACCACCGCCCGCACGGCGCCGAGCACGCTCGACCAGCAGTTGGACCGCCTCCTGACCTACAGCAAGTCGGACACCGACGACGACACGTGCATCGTGGGCATCAGGGTCGGGTGA
- a CDS encoding DUF6069 family protein codes for MSVTTPQSQEQRTESGLLSTRPVWLVGILATLAGAVVTEAFALVARAAGVPMEAASPGATEAAEIPVGGFFGGVLFWSVAGIVLAVVLAHWAKQPARTFTVTTVALTALSLAGPAVAPHTATSTQIVLAASHVVAAAVVVPLLARRLSHVRR; via the coding sequence ATGAGTGTGACGACGCCTCAGTCCCAGGAACAGCGGACCGAGTCCGGCCTTCTCTCCACACGCCCCGTGTGGCTGGTCGGCATTCTGGCCACCCTCGCCGGTGCCGTGGTGACGGAGGCGTTCGCGCTCGTCGCGCGGGCCGCCGGTGTCCCGATGGAAGCGGCGAGCCCCGGGGCCACGGAGGCCGCGGAGATCCCGGTCGGCGGCTTCTTCGGCGGAGTGCTGTTCTGGTCGGTCGCCGGAATCGTCCTCGCGGTCGTCCTCGCCCACTGGGCGAAGCAGCCAGCCCGCACCTTCACCGTGACCACCGTCGCCCTCACCGCGCTGTCCCTCGCCGGCCCGGCCGTCGCCCCGCACACCGCCACCTCCACCCAGATCGTGCTCGCCGCGTCCCATGTGGTGGCCGCCGCGGTCGTCGTCCCGCTGCTGGCGCGCAGGCTCTCCCACGTGCGGCGCTGA